In Macadamia integrifolia cultivar HAES 741 chromosome 5, SCU_Mint_v3, whole genome shotgun sequence, a single window of DNA contains:
- the LOC122078294 gene encoding expansin-A12: protein MATIGIHYLLLWLPLFLGDLFPLRTNGQTHGWLPGHATSYGSTQNPTSLGGACGYDNTFHAGFGINTAALSGALFQGGETCGACFQVTCNARLDPKWCLRRAVVTVTTTNFCPPNNNGGWCDPPHRHFDMSTPAFFRIARQGDEGIVPILYRRVPCRRRGGVRFTLKGKFNYNLVMISNVGGCGAIKDAWVKGSGRWVAMHRNWGANWQSSIDLQNQRLSFKLTLVDGKTLEFYNVVPSTWRFGQTFASQQQFS, encoded by the exons ATGGCGACCATTGGCATTCATTATCTTCTGTTGTggcttcctctcttccttggggaCCTGTTTCCCTTAAGGACCAATGGCCAAACTCATGGTTGGCTTCCTGGTCATGCAACTTCCTATGGATCCACTCAAAACCCCACCTCTCTTG GTGGAGCTTGTGGTTATGACAACACCTTTCATGCGGGTTTTGGCATAAATACTGCAGCATTGAGTGGTGCACTCTTCCAAGGTGGTGAGACCTGTGGTGCATGCTTTCAAGTAACGTGCAATGCGCGCCTTGACCCAAAATGGTGCCTACGCCGTGCCGTTGTTACTGTGACCACGACCAACTTCTGCCCGCCCAACAATAATGGAGGATGGTGTGATCCCCCTCACCGGCACTTTGACATGTCCACGCCTGCTTTCTTTCGAATTGCTCGACAAGGTGATGAAGGCATTGTTCCAATCCTCTATAGAAG GGTGCCATgccggaggaggggaggggttcgtttCACCTTGAAGGGGAAATTCAATTACAATTTGGTGATGATCTCTAACGTGGGTGGGTGTGGAGCTATTAAAGATGCATGGGTTAAAGGATCCGGAAGATGGGTGGCCATGCACAGAAACTGGGGAGCAAACTGGCAAAGCAGCATAGATCTTCAGAACCAAAGGCTGTCTTTCAAGCTCACCTTGGTTGATGGCAAAACCCTTGAATTCTACAATGTTGTGCCATCAACATGGAGATTTGGACAAACGTTTGCTTCGCAACAGCAGTTCTCTTGA